A window from Sinanaerobacter sp. ZZT-01 encodes these proteins:
- a CDS encoding response regulator transcription factor — MYQIMIIEDDAVIQEELSVLLKSNGYEVILPKDFFNIISEIQNNPPHLLLLDINLPVQNGFKICSGIRTFSNVPIIFVTSRNTDMDELNSIMLGGDDFITKPYNTPILLARIASLLKRTYASEHAEVLKYGGVTLHLENSKIEYQGELAELTKNELKIMVYLFRNAGKIVPRADLVEYLWDSQLYVDDNALSVNITRIREKLKSIGVTDFIRTKHRQGYLI; from the coding sequence ATGTATCAAATTATGATTATTGAAGATGATGCAGTTATTCAAGAGGAGTTATCGGTGCTTCTGAAAAGCAATGGTTATGAAGTAATCCTGCCAAAGGATTTTTTTAATATTATCAGTGAAATACAGAACAACCCTCCACATCTGCTTTTACTGGATATTAACCTACCAGTGCAGAACGGCTTTAAAATTTGTTCGGGAATACGCACGTTTTCCAATGTGCCAATCATATTTGTTACAAGTCGGAACACGGATATGGACGAACTGAACAGCATCATGCTGGGTGGTGATGATTTTATCACAAAACCATACAATACACCTATTTTACTGGCTCGTATTGCATCACTGCTAAAACGCACCTACGCTTCTGAGCATGCAGAAGTTTTGAAATATGGGGGAGTTACTCTCCATCTGGAAAACAGCAAGATTGAGTATCAAGGAGAGTTGGCAGAGTTGACGAAAAACGAGTTGAAAATCATGGTGTATCTTTTTCGCAATGCAGGAAAGATTGTTCCCCGTGCGGATTTGGTGGAATACCTTTGGGACAGCCAGCTCTATGTGGACGATAATGCCCTTAGTGTAAACATTACGAGAATCCGGGAAAAATTAAAGAGCATCGGGGTAACGGACTTTATTCGGACAAAGCACCGACAGGGGTATTTGATATGA
- a CDS encoding ABC transporter permease has product MYVKLALRNVKHSAKDYLIYMLTLILSVGLFYGFLSITSPFYNSRLPIQMNLEYFSEKMKIIIPVIALLLVFLISYVNCYMMKRRKKEFALQTIIGMEQRTVATLFFIEMLLMGLVAVCLGVVLGMLLSQIVSAIIMSSFGEVFKPYFSVYPDTILWTLLFFTMLFLIIGIGNVRIIRKQKIIDMLNDSKKTESASTLKYMLLSPMAASCVADIGILFLCSHKIVPFWNRLSEQAIWMTGANIVSAAVFLLCVFMFLFVTGKMKKDGSFGAILLSVTSLITGILQLQLQGLIDELLRSGFITGAYYTFVPPVLAVGMIIFSLISFFSGLSWLLVLMKRKSKRFNYQNLFLLGQIISKLKTNSKTMAVLSCAFLFSLVLLGWLPAYTAQVDGYLKARSLYDVQIFSAYTQVDNMNQLPKTAINSSYLNHYLSVGGYEIAGSATVETYFLKDSDFDIRIQKDMPVLGIALSNYNDLLNLSGHEKISLSEKGFAIAWSHKALPEEIEAFNQQHTQIQAGKNMLTKVQGADYQMNVGMGIFTSRMKAVYILPDSICKNLTLATIYYAANTTKPLSHDFAVKMDEQINPWLNNSGMIPKNSGYVRLRTLQLNEGISNSLMLRLGGAYTGLVLIVISLTILALQQLTDTTEHKQRFGVIEKIGVDRTQIKKLIRQQMSVWFGVPIIVALCGAGAIFVYLLKVNYGDYRPYITVDHILMNVFSVYGVFLFIFVCYLTVTYTLFKRNISENELLR; this is encoded by the coding sequence ATGTACGTTAAGTTGGCCCTGCGCAACGTTAAGCATTCTGCAAAGGACTATCTGATTTATATGCTGACCTTGATTTTATCGGTGGGACTTTTTTATGGGTTTTTATCCATCACAAGCCCTTTCTATAACAGCAGGCTGCCGATTCAGATGAATCTGGAATACTTTTCGGAAAAAATGAAAATCATCATCCCGGTTATCGCGTTGCTTCTTGTTTTTCTTATTTCTTATGTCAATTGTTATATGATGAAACGCAGAAAAAAGGAATTTGCACTGCAAACCATTATAGGGATGGAACAGCGAACAGTAGCAACTCTCTTTTTTATAGAAATGCTTCTGATGGGGCTTGTAGCGGTCTGCTTAGGTGTTGTACTCGGAATGCTTTTATCTCAAATTGTAAGTGCAATTATTATGAGTAGCTTTGGGGAAGTATTTAAGCCGTATTTTTCTGTTTACCCTGACACGATTCTCTGGACTTTATTGTTTTTTACCATGTTGTTTCTGATCATTGGCATCGGTAATGTGCGTATCATACGCAAGCAGAAAATAATCGATATGCTGAACGACAGCAAGAAAACAGAAAGTGCTTCTACGCTAAAGTACATGCTTCTTTCTCCTATGGCTGCCAGTTGTGTGGCGGATATTGGTATTCTGTTTCTTTGCAGTCATAAAATCGTGCCCTTTTGGAATCGGCTCAGTGAGCAAGCAATTTGGATGACAGGAGCTAATATTGTCAGTGCAGCTGTCTTCCTGCTTTGTGTGTTTATGTTTCTTTTTGTCACCGGAAAGATGAAAAAAGATGGCAGCTTCGGAGCAATTCTGCTGTCTGTAACTTCTCTGATTACAGGAATATTGCAATTACAGCTTCAGGGGCTAATTGATGAGTTGCTGCGGAGTGGATTCATCACCGGGGCTTATTATACCTTTGTTCCTCCTGTATTGGCGGTTGGCATGATCATTTTTAGTCTAATTTCATTTTTTAGCGGACTTTCATGGTTGCTGGTTCTGATGAAGAGGAAATCAAAGCGTTTCAATTATCAGAATTTGTTTTTACTTGGGCAGATCATTTCAAAGCTAAAAACGAATTCCAAAACAATGGCAGTTCTATCCTGCGCTTTTCTGTTCTCTTTGGTTTTGCTTGGATGGCTGCCTGCCTATACCGCACAGGTGGACGGATATTTGAAAGCACGTTCCCTCTATGACGTTCAAATATTTTCAGCTTATACACAGGTAGACAATATGAATCAATTACCTAAAACAGCGATAAACAGCTCCTATCTGAACCACTATTTGTCGGTCGGAGGCTATGAAATAGCCGGGAGTGCAACAGTAGAAACCTATTTTTTGAAAGATAGTGATTTCGATATACGGATTCAAAAGGATATGCCCGTTCTGGGTATCGCGCTCAGCAATTACAATGACCTTCTTAATTTATCCGGACACGAAAAAATCTCATTGTCTGAAAAGGGTTTTGCCATAGCATGGAGTCATAAGGCTTTACCTGAAGAAATAGAGGCATTTAATCAGCAGCATACACAAATACAGGCTGGCAAAAACATGCTAACTAAGGTTCAAGGAGCAGATTATCAAATGAATGTTGGCATGGGAATCTTTACAAGCAGGATGAAAGCCGTATATATTCTGCCGGATTCCATATGTAAAAATCTCACCCTTGCAACCATCTATTACGCTGCTAATACGACTAAACCGCTTTCCCACGATTTTGCCGTCAAAATGGACGAGCAAATCAATCCTTGGTTGAATAACAGTGGTATGATTCCCAAAAACAGCGGATATGTGAGGCTTCGAACTCTACAGCTTAACGAGGGAATATCCAACTCGCTGATGCTTAGGTTGGGAGGCGCGTATACAGGCTTGGTCTTGATTGTTATATCCCTTACAATCTTAGCTTTGCAGCAACTTACCGATACGACTGAACACAAACAGAGATTTGGAGTGATAGAAAAAATCGGAGTGGATAGAACCCAGATCAAGAAGCTGATACGGCAGCAAATGTCTGTATGGTTCGGTGTTCCTATTATTGTGGCTTTATGTGGTGCCGGAGCAATTTTCGTATACTTATTAAAAGTGAATTATGGGGATTACAGGCCATATATCACAGTAGATCACATACTGATGAATGTATTCAGCGTATATGGCGTTTTCCTTTTCATATTTGTCTGCTACTTAACTGTTACCTATACTTTATTTAAGCGGAATATATCAGAAAATGAATTGTTGCGCTAG
- a CDS encoding sensor histidine kinase, translated as MRYQEYLKDQLPVIITHALSMLFCVIFLSAVNVQASITLILLIIWILVTASYINVRFFSRKRHFAELLLQLERLDKKYLISEVMEYPILTEDKIYYGLLKAANKSMIEQVSESKRERKEYKEYIEQWIHDVKTPISAMKLLCENNKSDTTRKLMAELTKVSHYTDQALYYARSENIEKDYLIREVSLSEMIHAAVAENKQHLLQNHISVEVNNCDDTVYTDEKWIGFILNQLIANAVKYSKKEPKITFEANSKQGQIVLGIGDNGVGISGTDLPRIFEKGFTGENGRTGKSSTGIGLFLCKRLCEKLGIGIAVTSESGQGTQVELYFPKGDFVKVQE; from the coding sequence ATGAGGTATCAAGAGTATTTAAAAGATCAGCTCCCCGTTATCATTACTCATGCTCTATCCATGCTTTTCTGTGTGATTTTCTTATCGGCAGTCAATGTGCAGGCAAGCATCACCTTAATTCTGCTGATTATCTGGATTTTAGTTACCGCAAGCTATATTAATGTCCGTTTCTTTTCCCGAAAAAGGCATTTTGCAGAGCTGCTTTTACAACTGGAGCGGTTGGATAAAAAATATTTAATTTCAGAGGTTATGGAGTATCCAATACTGACAGAAGATAAAATTTATTATGGGCTTCTAAAAGCTGCAAATAAATCCATGATAGAGCAGGTGTCGGAATCTAAACGAGAGCGCAAGGAGTACAAGGAATATATTGAGCAATGGATACACGATGTCAAAACGCCTATTTCTGCAATGAAGCTCCTATGCGAAAACAACAAATCCGATACCACTCGAAAGCTGATGGCAGAACTTACAAAGGTCAGCCACTACACTGATCAGGCACTTTATTATGCCAGAAGCGAAAATATTGAAAAGGATTATCTAATCAGGGAAGTTTCATTGTCAGAAATGATCCATGCCGCTGTTGCAGAGAACAAGCAGCATCTGCTTCAAAACCATATTTCGGTTGAAGTAAATAATTGTGACGATACGGTCTATACCGATGAAAAATGGATTGGCTTTATCTTGAATCAGCTCATTGCGAATGCGGTAAAATACAGTAAGAAAGAACCAAAGATAACCTTTGAGGCAAATTCCAAGCAAGGACAAATTGTTTTAGGCATTGGTGACAATGGTGTTGGGATATCAGGAACTGATCTTCCCCGGATTTTCGAAAAAGGCTTTACCGGTGAAAACGGCAGAACTGGGAAAAGCTCTACAGGGATCGGATTGTTCTTGTGCAAACGCCTTTGTGAGAAGCTGGGTATTGGTATTGCCGTAACGTCCGAATCCGGGCAAGGAACACAGGTAGAGTTGTATTTCCCCAAAGGAGATTTTGTGAAAGTGCAGGAGTAA
- a CDS encoding LysR substrate-binding domain-containing protein, whose protein sequence is MRHLSKLSRRRFSERIGEINGLREGPIRIGTFNSVSAQWLPGMIKRFQHDYPGTRFELPNLPYIALNEGVEDEITAILDKNSAG, encoded by the coding sequence ATGAGGCATTTATCAAAGCTGTCGAGACGTAGATTTTCCGAGCGAATCGGAGAGATCAATGGCCTTCGTGAAGGTCCTATTAGAATTGGAACATTTAACAGTGTCTCTGCACAGTGGCTCCCTGGGATGATAAAGAGATTTCAACATGATTACCCTGGAACCAGATTCGAGCTGCCAAATCTGCCGTACATTGCGCTCAACGAGGGGGTGGAGGATGAGATTACAGCTATTTTGGACAAAAACAGCGCTGGATGA
- a CDS encoding pyridoxamine 5'-phosphate oxidase family protein, translated as MNVEKEFYRMMATQTEIALATCIASVPNVRIVNFIFDEEKKLIYFSTFGDNEKVKEFETNNEIAFTTIPHMGNEHVRARGVVRKSERTIFHLAEVFSKKIMGYANTIEQVGENLVLYEISFTSANVVLNFESADVIEL; from the coding sequence ATGAATGTAGAAAAAGAATTTTATAGAATGATGGCGACTCAGACGGAGATTGCTCTTGCAACATGTATAGCGAGCGTTCCAAATGTAAGAATTGTAAATTTTATATTTGATGAAGAAAAGAAATTGATTTACTTTTCGACTTTTGGAGACAACGAAAAGGTTAAAGAATTTGAAACTAATAATGAAATTGCATTTACTACAATACCCCATATGGGTAATGAACATGTTCGAGCAAGAGGAGTGGTTAGAAAAAGCGAAAGGACAATTTTCCATCTAGCGGAAGTGTTTAGTAAAAAAATAATGGGTTATGCCAATACAATTGAACAGGTAGGTGAGAATCTAGTTTTATATGAAATAAGTTTTACGAGCGCAAATGTGGTATTGAATTTTGAAAGTGCAGATGTCATTGAATTGTAA
- a CDS encoding GNAT family protein has product MELRTTRLKIRSFRETDIEDAFEIYSNENICRFLLHEPWTSSSKNNKFQKKLMADQLTKEASVSLACEVDNKVIGDISVWYTQMKETVEIGYVFNEQYSGKGYASEDIKCVIEYLFNIERVHRIQANLDARNLSSAKLCERVGMRKEAHFIKDFWNKREWTDTITYGMLISDFKDSGNN; this is encoded by the coding sequence ATGGAATTAAGGACAACCAGACTCAAAATCAGATCTTTCAGGGAAACAGATATTGAAGATGCTTTTGAAATTTACAGCAATGAAAACATCTGCAGGTTTTTATTGCATGAACCATGGACTTCATCTTCTAAGAATAACAAATTTCAAAAGAAGTTGATGGCTGACCAGCTTACCAAAGAAGCATCTGTCAGCTTAGCTTGTGAGGTGGATAATAAGGTGATTGGTGATATTTCCGTCTGGTATACACAAATGAAAGAAACTGTCGAAATAGGTTATGTATTTAATGAGCAATATTCAGGAAAGGGCTATGCTTCTGAAGATATAAAATGTGTGATTGAATATTTGTTTAACATAGAGAGAGTGCATCGCATACAAGCAAATCTTGATGCTAGAAATCTTTCATCAGCAAAGCTTTGTGAAAGAGTTGGAATGCGTAAAGAGGCTCATTTTATTAAGGATTTCTGGAATAAGAGAGAATGGACGGACACTATTACTTATGGAATGTTGATATCAGATTTCAAAGATAGTGGAAACAATTAA
- a CDS encoding PLP-dependent aminotransferase family protein — MLHIDRNSSLPIYQQIYEQIKSGILSGNFPEGLRITSIRALASELKVGRNSVKNAYEQLALEGYITGIPGSGYVVNKLDFYLHQELFDYPKHEKRSTGQSDKNVNKIRYSFQYGELEAASFPNKLWCTYVADILDGPQAQFVHGFGDVKGDLELRQQLKQYLYRSRGVKCETEQIIICSGTQLALEIIIRIFPCEKNVAMEEPCYDGASIVFQSNGFAIQTVPVDKNGIDIKRLSSMSVPMVHITPSHQFPTGAVMPIQNRMEILNLAHRRNMVIIEDDYDSEFRYKGLPIPSLQSIDQAERVIYVGTFSKALSTGLRMAYLVLPYWLLSAYNEKYRGYQCTVPLLQQSVLAKLMRDGHWEKHIRKLCLSQKRKHDILVDAIKKNMNGKVRIYGHEAGLHILMEITDGQKEDVLIQKALACGVQVSPVSPFWLNNGASQGNFIILGYGKIKEKDIVPAIELLADIWFNRTNLFME; from the coding sequence ATGCTGCATATTGACCGTAATAGTAGTCTGCCTATTTATCAACAAATTTATGAACAAATTAAAAGTGGTATTTTATCCGGGAACTTCCCTGAAGGTTTACGTATTACTTCAATAAGAGCATTAGCAAGTGAGCTAAAGGTTGGAAGAAATTCAGTTAAAAATGCTTATGAACAGCTTGCCCTGGAGGGGTATATAACGGGGATACCGGGTTCGGGCTATGTTGTTAATAAATTAGATTTTTATTTACACCAAGAATTATTTGATTACCCAAAACATGAAAAGCGATCAACTGGGCAATCTGATAAGAATGTGAATAAAATCCGATATAGCTTCCAGTATGGAGAACTAGAAGCTGCAAGTTTTCCAAATAAGCTCTGGTGTACATATGTAGCAGATATTCTTGATGGACCCCAAGCACAATTTGTGCATGGGTTTGGAGATGTGAAAGGGGATTTAGAGCTGCGGCAACAGCTAAAACAATATTTGTATCGTAGCAGAGGTGTAAAGTGCGAAACAGAACAGATTATTATTTGTAGTGGTACACAACTTGCTTTGGAAATTATCATAAGAATTTTTCCATGTGAAAAGAATGTTGCTATGGAAGAACCTTGTTATGATGGCGCAAGTATAGTATTTCAAAGTAATGGTTTTGCAATACAAACTGTTCCAGTTGATAAGAATGGTATTGACATAAAAAGACTTTCATCTATGTCCGTCCCTATGGTTCATATTACTCCATCACATCAATTCCCGACAGGTGCTGTTATGCCAATCCAAAACCGAATGGAAATCTTAAATCTCGCCCATCGGCGTAATATGGTAATAATTGAAGATGACTATGATAGCGAATTTAGGTACAAAGGGCTTCCGATTCCATCACTGCAATCCATTGATCAAGCTGAGCGAGTGATTTATGTAGGAACTTTTTCTAAAGCTTTATCAACAGGTTTACGAATGGCATATTTGGTATTACCGTATTGGTTACTATCCGCTTACAATGAAAAATACAGAGGATACCAGTGTACAGTTCCGTTGCTTCAGCAAAGTGTTTTAGCTAAACTTATGCGAGATGGCCATTGGGAAAAGCATATTCGAAAACTATGTCTAAGTCAAAAAAGGAAGCATGATATCTTGGTTGATGCAATCAAAAAAAATATGAACGGTAAAGTTCGGATATATGGTCATGAAGCGGGATTACACATTCTAATGGAAATTACAGATGGACAGAAAGAAGATGTTCTTATTCAAAAAGCTTTAGCATGTGGTGTTCAAGTCAGTCCGGTATCCCCATTTTGGCTTAACAATGGTGCGAGTCAAGGAAATTTCATTATATTAGGTTATGGAAAGATTAAAGAAAAGGATATTGTGCCAGCTATAGAACTTCTTGCTGACATTTGGTTTAATCGTACGAATTTGTTTATGGAGTAA
- a CDS encoding YafY family protein, which translates to MKKPERLQDLMIYLNGKNSFNLKDVMNKYQISKSTALRDIQSLESIGMPIYSQQGRNGYYGILPNRLLSPIVFTVDEMYALYFAMLTLSDYQTTPFHLSTTVLKNKFELCLSDEKKNQLRKMERILQMGGTKHFNESKFLKDILAFATDNKVCEVEYTKNSATQTFYVQFFNISSSFGQWYTTAFNFQSEKPIVFRCDKISSIMESKHYIAKNLLEFDTSSFEFFKSADAIDFRVEITQKGVDKFYKENYPSMKLEMIGSRFYINGYYNEGEESFIANYLVSYGKQILSISPEELKSSIKNTIRELDSYYLSVI; encoded by the coding sequence ATGAAAAAACCTGAACGCTTACAGGATCTGATGATCTATTTGAATGGTAAAAATTCATTCAACCTAAAGGATGTTATGAATAAATATCAAATCTCAAAAAGTACAGCTTTGCGAGATATACAGTCACTTGAATCAATTGGAATGCCGATATACTCACAGCAAGGTAGAAACGGGTATTATGGCATCCTCCCTAATCGATTGTTGTCACCCATTGTTTTCACCGTTGACGAGATGTATGCACTCTACTTTGCTATGCTAACCCTTAGTGATTATCAAACGACTCCTTTTCACTTATCTACAACTGTGCTGAAAAACAAGTTTGAATTATGCTTATCCGATGAGAAAAAGAATCAGCTCCGGAAAATGGAACGCATACTACAAATGGGTGGCACCAAGCATTTTAATGAAAGTAAATTCTTAAAAGACATCTTAGCATTTGCAACTGATAACAAGGTGTGCGAAGTTGAATACACGAAAAATTCTGCTACTCAGACATTTTATGTACAGTTCTTCAATATTTCTTCTTCATTTGGCCAATGGTACACAACCGCTTTCAATTTTCAATCAGAGAAACCGATTGTCTTTCGTTGCGATAAAATATCGTCCATAATGGAATCCAAACATTATATTGCCAAAAATTTATTAGAGTTTGATACGTCAAGTTTTGAGTTCTTCAAAAGTGCTGACGCAATTGATTTTAGGGTGGAAATCACACAAAAAGGTGTTGATAAGTTTTATAAAGAAAACTATCCATCTATGAAATTAGAAATGATTGGTAGTCGATTTTATATCAACGGTTATTACAATGAAGGAGAAGAAAGTTTCATTGCAAATTACCTTGTCTCTTATGGCAAACAAATACTTTCAATATCGCCAGAAGAATTAAAAAGCAGCATTAAAAATACCATAAGGGAGCTTGACTCTTATTATCTATCGGTAATCTAG
- a CDS encoding MATE family efflux transporter: protein MNKEERITMLREAPIPQLLLKMGLPTMIGMLVTGIYNLVDAYFVGGLGTSQMGAISIAFPLGQAIVGIAVMFGGGAAAYISRLLGERKNEEASHVASTALYLSLSVGTVVIIFLLCFLDKVIWGLGATETIFPYVKQYAMIYVASSIFNIFNVTMNNIASSEGAVKVSMTAMILGAGLNVILDPVCIYGLHMGMIGAASATAVAQIITSIMYLSYIAKKKSIFNFSPKEIRFESKIFREIFKIGIAVLVFQLSTSVAISLTNMTAQPYGDAAIAAMGIVTRVITMGIYAVFGFAKGFQPVAGYNYGARQYERLQSATKIAVKWTTFFCILMTLFMILLPQPVISLFTTNDASVIKIGSLALRINIITFTFYGMEAIYSMLSLALGKALGGWVLSAGRQAVFFIPVILILPKFMGLNGVIAAQPVADIITIIIMGILAAKLNGEIKQKACTFVGRDDPSCCLYKTLRD, encoded by the coding sequence ATGAATAAGGAAGAACGTATCACAATGTTAAGGGAAGCCCCAATCCCTCAGCTTCTACTAAAAATGGGATTGCCGACAATGATCGGCATGCTGGTGACAGGGATATACAACCTTGTTGATGCTTATTTTGTCGGTGGATTAGGAACAAGCCAAATGGGGGCAATATCGATAGCCTTCCCTCTTGGACAAGCAATCGTCGGTATTGCAGTCATGTTTGGCGGCGGTGCAGCGGCGTATATATCCAGATTATTGGGTGAAAGAAAAAATGAAGAAGCAAGTCATGTGGCTTCGACTGCCCTTTATTTAAGCCTTTCTGTTGGGACAGTGGTAATCATTTTTTTATTGTGCTTCTTAGACAAAGTAATATGGGGATTAGGTGCAACGGAAACAATTTTCCCCTATGTAAAACAATATGCCATGATCTATGTAGCCAGTTCAATATTCAATATTTTTAATGTTACCATGAACAATATTGCTTCAAGCGAGGGGGCGGTTAAGGTATCTATGACTGCAATGATCCTTGGGGCGGGGCTGAATGTTATTCTTGATCCTGTTTGTATTTATGGTCTGCATATGGGAATGATAGGCGCTGCGTCAGCAACGGCGGTTGCTCAAATCATAACATCTATTATGTATTTGTCTTACATAGCAAAGAAAAAAAGCATCTTTAACTTTTCACCTAAAGAAATTCGTTTTGAGAGTAAAATTTTCAGGGAAATTTTTAAAATTGGAATAGCAGTACTTGTTTTTCAACTTTCGACCAGTGTAGCAATCAGCTTAACAAATATGACAGCACAACCATATGGTGATGCAGCAATTGCTGCAATGGGGATTGTAACTCGTGTGATTACTATGGGCATTTATGCGGTATTTGGTTTCGCAAAAGGTTTTCAGCCCGTTGCCGGATATAATTATGGCGCAAGACAATATGAACGGTTGCAGAGCGCGACAAAGATCGCAGTGAAATGGACTACCTTCTTTTGTATTTTAATGACGCTGTTCATGATTTTATTACCGCAGCCGGTTATTTCTTTATTTACAACAAATGATGCATCAGTCATAAAGATAGGTTCATTGGCTCTTCGTATAAATATCATAACATTCACTTTTTACGGTATGGAAGCAATTTACTCCATGCTCTCACTTGCACTAGGTAAAGCATTAGGGGGATGGGTATTAAGTGCAGGGCGTCAGGCCGTATTCTTTATTCCTGTTATTTTGATTCTGCCTAAATTTATGGGACTAAATGGAGTGATAGCAGCGCAGCCGGTTGCCGATATTATCACGATTATCATCATGGGAATTTTAGCAGCAAAATTGAATGGAGAAATCAAGCAAAAAGCCTGTACTTTCGTGGGACGAGATGATCCTTCTTGTTGCTTGTACAAGACTTTGAGGGACTGA
- a CDS encoding ABC transporter ATP-binding protein gives MNQLLSIEHIEKYYGNKGNLTKALDDISFEVQNGEFIAIMGASGSGKTTLLNCISTIDTVSAGHILLSGTDITEIKEKELARFRRENLGFIFQDFNLLDTLTISENIAMALTINKVPAGEIESRIKQIAEKLDIVQILDKFPYQVSGGQKQRCACARAMINNPKLILADEPTGALDSRSAQMLLTTIQTMNQELGATILMVTHDAFTASYAKRILFLKDGQIFAEILRGGQSRKQMFGKILDVMTLLGGDLSDVR, from the coding sequence ATGAATCAACTATTAAGTATTGAACATATTGAAAAATACTATGGCAATAAAGGCAACCTTACTAAAGCACTCGATGACATCAGCTTTGAGGTGCAGAACGGTGAATTTATTGCCATTATGGGGGCTTCCGGTTCTGGGAAGACAACTTTGCTGAACTGTATTTCCACCATTGATACCGTCAGTGCAGGCCATATTCTATTAAGTGGCACTGATATTACAGAAATCAAGGAAAAAGAACTTGCCCGTTTCCGCAGAGAAAATCTTGGGTTTATCTTTCAGGATTTCAACTTGTTGGATACACTGACCATCAGCGAAAATATTGCAATGGCTTTGACTATCAACAAGGTTCCGGCAGGAGAAATTGAATCCCGCATAAAGCAGATTGCTGAAAAACTGGATATTGTGCAGATACTGGATAAGTTCCCTTATCAGGTTTCAGGAGGCCAGAAACAGCGCTGTGCCTGTGCAAGGGCTATGATCAACAATCCCAAGTTGATACTGGCAGACGAGCCGACCGGGGCACTGGACAGCCGTTCGGCGCAGATGCTTTTAACGACCATTCAAACCATGAATCAAGAATTGGGCGCAACCATTCTTATGGTAACCCATGATGCGTTTACAGCAAGCTATGCAAAGAGGATTCTGTTCCTAAAGGACGGTCAAATTTTCGCGGAAATTCTGCGGGGGGGACAAAGCAGAAAACAGATGTTTGGGAAAATCCTTGATGTAATGACACTGCTGGGAGGTGACTTATCCGATGTACGTTAA